The genomic interval TTGGTCTTTTGAAGTGTGTACAAGGACACAACAAACAAAAGGATgctgaaaataacaaaatttattgtTTAGTATAAAGCCATGATTAGATAAGTAATGAAAGTTCTAAGGTCTTCAAGGAACATAGAATtgattgaaaaaggaaagatatGTCATATTATtggacacttttttttttttcctcaagtcATGTGTTCTAATTGTGAGAGCATTGGATCCtggtctttctttatttctttccctaTTTTTGTTTAGACATATTGTAAGTATCAGCTACCTAATTACATATTGTGTGATCggttttctattttcttctgcTAAGTTTTGAGGGCATTAATCCCTCTGCCTTTTTACCGgtattgtctctctctctcttctctcaacctGATAAGTAACCATATTTGGTAGTGAAAAAGGTTATTCAAGTAACAGAATAACCGGTGTTGATGTGTAGATTTTGGAGACACCCAGTCTCTTGGCCGAGGGCTCAGCTGGGGTAAAAAGGAACATCTTCAAACAGAAACCTCCACCATATGGTGCTGCCACTAGTAGTTGTTGCTCTTGGTGATTGTTCTCTGATGTTTCTCGCAAACACTCCCCCTCCAAATAGTATTTCATTTATACCTTTTCCCCTGCTTGATCTAAAATATTCACATGTAGTTCAAAAGATAGTAATGTCCATAGTGACTTGTATTCCCTTTTACAGATCATGAGTTACTTTTGTACCCCATCTCCCATTTACAACTACATTCCCATTCTCTCTGCAGATCATGGTTCTTAGTCACTGTTTTGCTCTGAAATAAGAAGTGTGCCATTCCAATATCTGAACTGTGTTTCCTTTCAATTTTTGCTGATAGAAATGGAGTCTTCCTCGTAatatacttgtttttttttggaggtTTCATTTTTTAGTCGACTTGAactctttataaattatttaggAAGGCCCTGAAGGGGAGGAGGGATCAAGATTCCTTGACGTTTTAGAGGATTTTTAATCAACTACCATTTTAGAATCAACTTCCAACTAGATCTTCAATCTTTTAGCTTTTTTCATTGACATGGCTGCTGCTTGAATTTCACTAATTTAAATTCACAAACAttcagctagtgaaataaaactTCCTTagtaaaaaaatctcactaaCAATCAGATGAGGTTATGAATATCTTGACCCCAAGTATATGAGAGAGTGATACCCCTAAgtatctattatttataataatatataattttgaaattaaacttCCTTCTTTAGGAGatgtattaaaaatttaaataatataattaactgAAAGCTATTGATAATATATGTTGTTGAGAATTAATTTGTCTTACTAAAGTAccaatttcattatttaatcaAGTATTTTAGTATGTAAAAACCTTCATGAATATTGGTGTGAGTACTTGCGATATCTAGCCCGAAAAATTCTCATGTAACTGCTTGACATTGCACTTTCATATATACACTCAGCTTATTTCAGTACTCATGTCTGCTTAAAGTATGGAAGACCTGGCTTTTAAATTTGCATATGCTATACCTGTTAATTCTCAAGCATAATCTTGCCTCCTACTCTGTTATTAGTActactgaaaatttaatatgGTTATTTTTTCTACCTTTTCGTATGTCCACGAAGTTGCATTTCCCACATTTCTTGATTCTTGGGCTTGAGCTTTCAAAATAGAATTcaattaaagttttaaaatttaaatctcttATCATTGAAATATTAGATAACAAAAGATTCATGGTTAATGTCCAACTTAGTGCCTgccactttcttcttctcctttcatGGCTTTACTTATCAATTTTAAGTATGCATTGACTAATACAAGGGATTCATGGCTTGATTCTTCAGAATCACGCATGGCATCATCCCAATCATCAGCTTTATCCTATGATGATGTCATAGAATCACCAACTTGTTGGTGTGGTTTAAAAACACCACTAAAGACGTCCTACACTAAGAAAAATCCTGGAAGGAGATTCTTTGCCTGTCCAAAGTATAATACGGTAAAGCAACTTTTAATTCgttagatttgcatattgatttGCTGATTGCGGGGTGTATAGGGATCCATGTTAACTTTGGAGTTTGTACTGTGTGCAGGGAGATGCGACGTGTGAATTTTTTGTATGGGCGGATATATTTCAGTTGCTAGAGAAGAACATTTTANNNNNNNNNNNNNNNNNNNNNNNNNNNNNNNNNNNNNNNNNNNNNNNNNNNNNNNNNNNNNNNNNNNNNNNNNNNNNNNNNNNNNNNNNNNNNNNNNNNNCTAGTTTTGTTTCTCAAATATAATTGATTTGCAATCAGCATATTGACACAATTCTGTATCTATTGAGTTTTAGCGATCCGATTAccttttaatttcattaatgaTGTAGCCAATTGTGAAGACCACCCTCAAGGCTACCCATGCTCAAAGGACTTTAAAATCCAATAACATTTCAAATGTTAACAAACGGACTGTTGCTGCAATCTCATCCAAGAAAAGGGAGGAAGCAGTGACATCATCTCTTCCAGCAAATATTGCATTAGTGGATCCACAAGAAGCCACAGAAGGACAGCTTCCATCTGATGCTGATGGCAATCCAAGGGTTGTACCAGATATCATTGCTACTAGAAAATCTGCTCGGAGGAGATCTTATACATCTTCCTTAATGGCAAGATCAAAGGTTGAGGCACACTATACTCTGGTAATGCATTGGCCCTGTTCTTGTGAATTTCAATTACAATAGTTATTATGTTGCAGTTAATAGAGAAGTGTGGTGAAGCAATGAAGTTGGAAGAGCTACCAAGTATTGATGACATTTGCAATCAACTGGAAGTGGCTGAATATGTTGATGAGATCTATCAGTACTATTGGGTTACAGAGGTgatgtttaatattattgtctCCGTTCCCATATTTTTACACCATTCTGTTGTTTCTGTTTTATTCTGGCCAGGGTTAACAATTTTTAACTTATGTTtctcaaatatctaattatatcttattatttgaatttagcATTCTGGCATTGCTCTCTAAACCAATTTAGTTTGATGTTATTGCCTAATGCTAAATTGACTTTTGACTGCAGGCACAGAATCAGTCTTTGGCAAATTATATGTCAGTTCAGACAGACATTACAGCTCATATGCGTGGTATTCTGATAAACTGGTTAATTGAGGTATATATCTTTTCTTCCATGCATTCTGgtaaaatctttttttcttgctctctctctctctcttcttttccctttctgGTTGGTTATAAGGCAATTTGATCATCCAGTCGAACAGAAAAGCATTCTGATGAAGGTTTTCTGATATTGGTTATCTATGCATTCATTTTACTGAGCTCATTTTCTTTGCTGCATTTTTTGCAACTCCTGTTACAGGTACACTTCAAATTTGATTTAATGCAAGAAACTCTATATCTCATGGTGACCTTGTTAGATGGATTTCTTTCACAAGCTACCATAAAGAAGAATGAACTGCAGTTGGTTGGTCTTACTGCACTCTTGCTGGCATCAAAATATGAAGACTTCTGGCATCCCAGGGTAAAGATCAATATGTTCAAATCACATGCTTACAAATTTTGTTTCAATGCTACTGGTGTTTTCCAGAGTACATGGTCATCTGAGTTTTATTCTCCCTATAATACAGGTCAAGGACTTAATTAGTATATCAGCTGAATCGTATAGAAGAGATGAAATGCTTGCAATGGTATGCCTGCCCCCACTTCTAAGCTTTGCTTTCAGGttcatttttctgttcttttgaTTGCTGCCACCCGAAAGCAGCAGGGTGGATGGTTTGGAATGTACTTATTCATTCTAGGTCCAATCGTTTAAGGTATGAGGTAGAGGACCCAGTTAGTGCACAAGCGCATTCCAAAGCTAACCACTGTAAGGCTTTCCAACACTCCAGCCCTCCCCTGAACACGTCCTAACTCCTTGGAGCAAACGGTTTTGAAACATGGTCCAATAAACAATAAATCAGACTTTGATATTAAGTAACAGCTCCTaacccaaaagtttaagctaTTGGGAGGCTTAAGCATATAAAACCCATACCAAAGTTCACACCTAATGTGGTACACACCAGACAAATAAGTGACTTGtggaaaatatattctaaatgaCCTTGCTTGCATTTACTTTTTCCCTGGGATGTGTTAAACTGTTTGTCTTTGACCGTTTAGGAGCCTGTGAAAGAAGAATTCTTATAACTGTTTAGATTTCGTATTTTCTACACAAATCTTGGGTCTGATGACGTCTCAAAATTTGATTGCCATGGTTAGTGTACTTGCATGATGCTAACGATACACATTGGCTTTGCCATACAGGAGAGGCTTATTCTTAAGAAATTGAAGTTTCGTCTTAATGTTGCTACTCCTTATGTGTTTATGTTGAGATTTCTCAAGGCTGCTCAGTCAGACACAAAGGTATGTGGTAACTTACAATAGCCATGTTATTAATTGTTAGTTGGTGGAGGCAGACTATATTCAGTGCAGACTAGATATGATTTTGTAATCATCAATTGCTGATTGCCTCTGCTCCCTTTTGGAAATTGCTCCCAGCTTGAACGCTTGGCGTTCTACCTCATTGAACTTTGCTTAGTTCAATATGAAGCTTTAAAGTTCAAGCCCTCTTTGCTATGTGCATCAGCTATCTATGTTGCAAGGTGTACCCTGAACATGACTCCAGCTTGGACCCCCTTGCTTTGCAAACATGCACGCTATGAAGAATCCCAACTCAGGTACTTTTCAAGATTCAGTTTCTTCATGACTTTTAGCTTCCCAGAGTatctaaatcatttttcaattcgGTCACCATAGGGATTGTGCCGAGATGATCCTAAGATTCCATAAAGATGCTGGAACAGGACAGTTGAGAGTCACATACGAAAAATATCTGAAGCCTGATCTCAGTAATGTTGCAGCAATAACAACTTTAGATAGGCTTCCTCTTTGATTACACTTGGTGTGGATAGCCTCTGTAATTGGCATCATAATGGAAAGTGTGCAGGTGAGATTTCAGTTGTATTTGGATCTTTTGTATGATGCCATGCTGTGTTTCTTCTGCAATTCTAAAAaccacctttttctttttcttttttccttttcttgaaaCCTTGCAGGAAATACCTACTAAAATTGTATCTTTGGGGATTGTAGCTCAATAGTAATTCTACACAATTGAGGAATTACACCTCAGCTGGTTGTTAATCTTTGGACATTCTCCATATTATTTGTTGGAGTCGCCTTGATTTGCCAGCAGCTGCCtgatatatttgtattttgcGGTGTGATGATAGTAAAATTGACGATGTCAAGATGGTTATAACTTCCGTATGTTGCGCCCTAGCATTATAGCCACATTTCAAACAATATCATACTTTTCCGTGCCATTCGAAGTTGAAAGTGGAACTCTCTAGGGAAACATCCTTTCACACCTCAAGCAATAAGCATCAATTACGTTTCTCAAGTGCcttgagaatgtttgtaaaaGTACAAACAAGatagttaataaaataatactaaaaaagaTATTAGAACCTTAGGAACCTCAATTCTAGGGCAGCATCAATGGGAAACGAAactattaattacttttttattattatttacatttaaacgTAGAAGTTTCTCACGTGTTCATCACTCCATCATAGAGAATAGTAGACAACCCACTCTGACACCACACAAGGTTTTGGATGACAGGGCTGAAACAAGAGAAGATGCAATAGTAGGCAAGCTAGCCAGTTAATCCAGCCATTTTCTTTTGGTTCTTAGATTGCTCACTCTAGTTAATCCAAAACAAAGTTGAGGAAAGAACAACTGGAGGTGATGAAAGTGATCAGTGCAGATAGCATGGAAGACTCATCTCAATCTCATCACTTTATGCTGAACCCTAAAATTTAAGATGATGAGCAAAATATAGGAAGACGGGTCGAGTAAAGGCGAAAAATGGTACAGCAGGGGAGCCAGGGTAGTGTATTCTTATAGTGCAAGAAACAGAAAAATGCAATAGTAGATAGAAGCCAATCAGAATAAATGAAGAACTAGATTCACTAAAAACAGTAAATCAATAGtttgtatacatacatatatgaaCCCTGTTAgctcaacatatataatttatattcattcattcattcatcccCAAGCTTCTCTTCCTCCACCAACATACCTGCCTATCTAAATATACACCCTAGTCCTTCAACAAGAACCATTATTTTCTAttgatcaatataatatatcatacaaaatacatatatatgttgaattCTGATGTATTATGAAGTGATTGGTGTATGGAGTTGCTCACTATCTATGAACAAGTAATCAAACCATCTTGTGAAAGCAAGTACCCTTCCCGCTTCAATGTCTCCCTTACTGCCCGATAAAACTCCACCCATGAAGATGAATAAACATCCACCGGCGCGAACAAAAATGTCGGATTGGGGCTTGCCGGGCATGCACCCACCAAATCCAATACTGAAGCTGCCGGCTTCAGCGTCCGCGGGAAATTAAACGCTAAATTGTCGACTTTGTGTTCGTAAATTTTGCCATTTCGGTCCAATTTATACCTAGACGTGCCCTGAAATTCTCCTTTGGCCTCCCATGGAACCCGAGGGACACCCTTCAAGTTCCACCTTATCAAAATCAGATTCTCTGAAGGTTGCCAAATCCGATATACCTCAAGCGAAATGTCTCGGAACAGGATTTTACCATGAAATCTCAATGCCCAGAAGATCAATTTGTAGTTTTCAATACCAGTAAATGTATTCAACGGGTCTGAAAATGTAATATCATCCctgaaaacattaaaataaatcaaccaAAAATAGCAACTGTTTCAGAAACCAAGCAATAACCCTAGAAAACATAACAAACCCAGAAGATTAAAACAAAGAATATGAACTACCCAGACGAGAAAATCACCTGTAAATATCATAATTGAGGTCCTTGGTAAATAGCAAAGGGACGTCTTCTCGGAGCGTCCGCACAGCAAGGCCAAGGTTGACATAGAAGTCGTCCTTTTGGTGCTTATCCTGCTCACTGGGGGGAGTGTTATCCTGAGCCACGTCCTGGAGTGGAGGAGGGGATTGGAGGCTGGTGAAGGAAGCAGTAGaagtgagggagagaggaggcagaaagtgagaatgagaatTGGGATTTGAGTTGGGGAAGAATGATGGGTGAATGAATGATTTTTCTCTCGATTTGtgatggagaagaagagagggagagaggttgagaagaagaaaagcCATGGCCTTTATTGTTCTTCAATTTGGGTCTATCAAGTACTTAGCTTTTCATTTGTggggatgagagagagggagagatttgTGTGTCGTGGAAACAAAATGAGGTTTGTGATTTTGATATTTGAGTGGTTTTGATTTGAACAAGCCATTAAAATGGACCAAAGCAAGAACTTTGTTAATTTTGCACATTCGACCCTACATTCGCGACATATTAATTCTTGATGTTGTGTTCTTtgtcatcaatatcatcattatcaaaacatcatttgctatccaaatttcaaaatttaaattaagctaaaaaaaaaaaaaaacatacaagaagcaaattttatagtatttataaaacgaattttaaatattattaaatgattttataaaaactatGAGATTTCAATCCATAAGTTTTCAACAAACACGTGAggaatgtttttttttggttcttctactcccattgaaaaagaaaattaaattcatcataTATTTTTGTGGTAAGCGACATTAGTTTCCGATGAATTGTGGTTTGGATGAGAGTTGGAGGGCGGCCCGGCGAGAACTTTCCacatttgaaacttttaacgAACTCACAAATAGAGAGGGAGCTTTGGAATTTTGACTTGGAATAgtagcattattattattatctttatccattctttgttatttatttcttttttcttttggtaaaAGGACTTGCTGCTTTGCAAACAATTCTTGCTGGTCAACTATATAAACTTaactttaattaatatgtagtgagattcttcttttaattatcaaataaaagtaTGGCACCTTTTAACTTTCTAAGAAATAATATAATCCACATATCGGCACTAGACTacacattaaaatttaaaataattaaatctaggaaaaatactttaactataAAGTTGGGATTACagaaaagtaaatctacaaacggatgtggcttgatgtgatacgtcatattgtaaaataatttttattaataaatctcattaaattatattagtttgtgaatttatttttatatattttttttgtgtctaTAACAGTTATCTTAAATTTATCTGTCTCATCAGTCATTTTACACCACATCCTGACCAAAGGTGGTCTAACTACAAAAGTACCTCATTATTTCGCCGTATGGATCAAATGTAGTTGCAGAATAGCATTAAAGCTTATGATGAGGTGACAAAAATCAACTTGTTTCATatgtttcttttaatttgttgcaACGATATTATCCCTTTTCAAGTATTAAAAGGACTTGTCATTAGCAGCTTAGTCCTATATATTGTCCAATATTCTCCCATATTTCTGTCTGCCTCCATTTTGTGCCATTTTATTCTCTCATTATCTCCTTACTTTatttattggataaatgagtatGAGATGCTGagtgttttgaaaaatgaatagttTAAATAGAAAATGCGAGACTTTTCTTTCAGAGTATGGGAAGTTTAAACGTCAGATATTGCACGCTGTTGGCTGTGGATTTTAATAGCTCCAGTATTGTGAGATTGagataaatatgttttatatgcGAATGTTCTGTTCAAACTTTAATTACAGGCTCCacgatacatatatatatatatatatatatatatatatataccaaaaccATTCAACTCTAAATATCTAGGCCGCTAGCTGATCATTGTGAagaatcaaaatcaaacttTGTTATAGTTATTGATAAGAGAAGGGTTGCAAATTGTGTTTGCGAGTCGTGTTGTATTAGGTCATGGACATTCAACTATATGGATCAAACTGAACACGACATGTTATTCTAAACTTTGCAATAGTTATTCAATGTGTAGAACTTGGGCCTTTCTGTTCAATTAGGATCTATAATTCaaaccaataataaaaataataaactatctCAAACTTGTAATGCAAATTGATACTTTTTAGAGGACGGAGGAATACCCACTGTCGgttttaatttccaaatttgtaTGAGGGTTCTTCAGGCAATATTGGATATATAAGGTGCTCACTGCTCACGATTCAAAGAAATGACAGCAAAATGAGTGGAGAAAAGGCCCCTTTTGTCTTGGGAGCATTCAAAGAGGATATTCTTTTGGGCCTTCTCCaagaatatttttagaaagaaagTACATTCCTTCTCAGATGCTCCCATTTCAGCATCTTCCAACTCTCTCTTTgcgctatatatataatatatatagggaaATATTTTGGacataaagaaattatacaataataaatctataaactgatgtggtttgatatgatacgtcaaattgtaaaatcattttttattgtaaagtagatataacgaATCTCATGAAACCACATCtgtttgtgggtttattttgtgtatgtagcaattctcatatatatatatatatataaactattctCATTAGCCACTATTTACCTccccacaccctatgaaaaatattcacacaccctataaaaaaagcTATATATGTAtggtgtgagagtgaatagtggtTTATGCATGTTAAAACTAAGAGAAGAGAAGATGATTGTATTGAATCTGTTTATATTTCTATGTATAGAGTTACAAATAAATAGACTTACAAGAGACAAGTACGGAAACATATACATATGGTAAGTGAGCTAATTGGGCTAATTCCTATAATAAAGGAAATTGCTGATTTTCTGGAGACTAAATATATGGGAGGAGAAATAGCTGTCAATACTTCCCTTCAAGTTGGCGCATATAAATCCGTAATACCCAACTTgcataaaaaatgatgaaaaagttactGGCCTAAAGTCTTGGTGAAGATGTTGGCAACTTAGTCATGAGAGGAGGTATGAATGGCTTTAAGGAGACCAGATCGGATCTTATTACAAATAATGTGGCAATCAATCTCAATTTGTTTAGTACGCTCATGAAACAAGGGATAGTGTGTGATGTAGAGAGCAGATTGATTGTTACAATGTAAGGTGAATGGTTCAGGATGAGAGATGCTAAGATCGGCTAAAAACTGCTTAAGCCAAGTGAGCTCACAGGTGGTGACGGCCATAGCCCGATATTTAGCTTCAGCAGAAGAGTGAGCCAcaatagtctattttttttgtaCGTCAAGAGATCGGATTGGTATCTAACTGAATGAAGTATCTTGTAGTGGAACGATGAGTGGTGGGACAActggcccaatcagaatcagtaTATGTTGTGACATCTAGACTATTAGAGGAAGGAAAGAAGATGCCTTGGCCGGGGCTACCTTTGATGTAACAGAGAACTCTAGTAGCCGCAGTCATGTGAGGAACCCGAGGAGCATGCA from Juglans regia cultivar Chandler chromosome 2, Walnut 2.0, whole genome shotgun sequence carries:
- the LOC108998971 gene encoding putative cyclin-B3-1; the protein is MARSKLIEKCGEAMKLEELPSIDDICNQLEVAEYVDEIYQYYWVTEAQNQSLANYMSVQTDITAHMRGILINWLIEVHFKFDLMQETLYLMVTLLDGFLSQATIKKNELQLVGLTALLLASKYEDFWHPRVKDLISISAESYRRDEMLAMERLILKKLKFRLNVATPYVFMLRFLKAAQSDTKLERLAFYLIELCLVQYEALKFKPSLLCASAIYVARCTLNMTPAWTPLLCKHARYEESQLRDCAEMILRFHKDAGTGQLRVTYEKYLKPDLSNVAAITTLDRLPL
- the LOC118344652 gene encoding uncharacterized protein LOC118344652, which produces MAFLLLNLSPSLLLHHKSREKSFIHPSFFPNSNPNSHSHFLPPLSLTSTASFTSLQSPPPLQDVAQDNTPPSEQDKHQKDDFYVNLGLAVRTLREDVPLLFTKDLNYDIYRDDITFSDPLNTFTGIENYKLIFWALRFHGKILFRDISLEVYRIWQPSENLILIRWNLKGVPRVPWEAKGEFQGTSRYKLDRNGKIYEHKVDNLAFNFPRTLKPAASVLDLVGACPASPNPTFLFAPVDVYSSSWVEFYRAVRETLKREGYLLSQDGLITCS